One stretch of Candidatus Thermodiscus eudorianus DNA includes these proteins:
- a CDS encoding geranylgeranyl reductase family protein: MKTLDYDVVIVGLGPAGSSLAYHLRKSGLRVAGIDLVDWSGIWGKPCGDAIGEHHFHENKMPLPTGDALANRVEGIDVYSPSEEVRLRVKGTGFMINRNAYGTMILKEAEKSGVDLYLETYVRGPRMEGSKLVGVRAASSKGEELEFRGKVIVDATGTSGVLRRRLPEEWPVNERLKPVDMNVAYRRIVRLAREIEDPNYIRIYVNMSIAPGGYWWLFPKSEHVANIGLGVQGGRGHPHPKSIYDNVLMKRPDVGSQVEVYADAGAAVPTRRPANTLVWDNFIGIGDNGFTVNPVHGGGMGYAMNAAYHASKAIIEAFTQGDFTRYGPLWQTNLGYMKGIGAKQASLDIFRIYLQELTDEEIEWALKNGIMRAEDAYETSVTGDLKANLSILDKARMLVRLLGRPSMLQQLVTVSRYMKKAKELYLSYPENPDGLEEWVARVTKLYTEYKERIGVNW; the protein is encoded by the coding sequence GTGAAGACGCTAGATTATGACGTTGTTATAGTCGGGTTAGGGCCAGCAGGTTCTTCTCTCGCATACCATCTCCGGAAGAGTGGCCTGAGGGTTGCAGGTATAGACCTCGTCGACTGGAGCGGGATATGGGGGAAACCCTGCGGAGATGCCATAGGGGAGCATCATTTCCATGAAAACAAGATGCCTTTGCCCACTGGAGATGCATTGGCCAATAGGGTCGAAGGCATAGACGTCTATAGTCCCAGCGAGGAAGTAAGGCTGAGGGTAAAAGGCACGGGCTTCATGATAAACAGGAACGCATACGGTACAATGATCCTCAAGGAAGCAGAGAAGTCGGGCGTCGACCTATACCTGGAGACATACGTTCGAGGCCCCCGCATGGAGGGTTCGAAGCTAGTAGGGGTGAGGGCTGCAAGTAGTAAGGGCGAGGAGCTGGAGTTTCGGGGTAAGGTCATCGTGGATGCTACCGGCACGAGCGGGGTTCTACGCAGAAGACTGCCGGAAGAGTGGCCTGTTAACGAGCGCCTGAAACCCGTTGACATGAATGTAGCCTACAGGAGGATAGTGCGTCTAGCTAGAGAGATAGAAGACCCAAATTACATAAGGATCTACGTCAACATGAGCATAGCGCCAGGAGGATACTGGTGGCTCTTCCCGAAGAGCGAACATGTAGCCAATATAGGCCTGGGAGTGCAAGGGGGGCGCGGTCACCCCCATCCCAAATCCATATATGATAACGTGCTCATGAAGAGGCCCGACGTGGGTAGCCAAGTAGAAGTCTATGCAGACGCTGGGGCGGCGGTGCCCACTAGGCGGCCAGCCAACACGCTAGTCTGGGATAACTTCATAGGCATAGGCGACAACGGGTTCACCGTTAACCCGGTTCACGGAGGCGGCATGGGATATGCTATGAACGCGGCCTACCATGCTTCCAAGGCCATAATTGAGGCTTTCACCCAGGGCGACTTTACAAGGTATGGCCCCCTCTGGCAAACCAATCTAGGCTATATGAAGGGGATCGGGGCCAAGCAGGCCAGCCTCGACATATTCAGGATCTACCTACAGGAGTTGACCGACGAGGAGATAGAATGGGCGTTGAAGAACGGTATAATGCGGGCCGAGGACGCCTACGAGACCAGCGTCACTGGCGACCTCAAAGCAAACCTCTCAATCCTGGACAAGGCACGTATGCTAGTACGCCTGCTAGGCCGGCCCTCCATGCTACAACAACTAGTCACAGTCTCCAGATACATGAAGAAGGCCAAGGAACTCTACCTCAGCTATCCCGAAAACCCAGACGGCCTCGAAGAATGGGTTGCAAGGGTCACGAAACTATACACGGAATACAAGGAGAGGATAGGCGTTAACTGGTAA
- a CDS encoding phosphopantothenate/pantothenate synthetase: MDIPPSHPRYKSLMIRERLVEGFRRGLVVPEGLIAHGRGEAFDYILGEESHDFALEAERATVARLLLAESPVISVNGNYAALAAEEIAELARLTGARVEVNLFYRTEERVRAIHKYLEGYGVPNLLSPDCEKTHVPGLESARGIVCRDGIARADFVLLAIEDGDRTEALKSWGKIVSAIDLNPFSRTAQRADITIVDEAIRATRNMVRIARGLRGSPRSELEGIVAGYDNRLVLSKAFKAMLERLATASSKGVL; the protein is encoded by the coding sequence ATAGACATACCTCCAAGCCATCCCCGGTATAAGTCACTCATGATAAGGGAGAGGCTCGTGGAGGGCTTCCGCAGGGGCCTAGTCGTCCCGGAGGGCCTAATAGCCCATGGAAGGGGAGAAGCCTTCGACTATATACTTGGAGAGGAGAGCCATGATTTCGCCCTGGAAGCCGAGAGAGCCACGGTAGCCCGCCTATTGCTAGCGGAGAGCCCTGTTATATCAGTCAACGGTAACTATGCGGCACTCGCGGCGGAGGAGATCGCCGAGCTAGCTCGCCTGACGGGGGCACGGGTCGAGGTCAACCTGTTCTATAGGACTGAGGAGCGGGTTCGCGCGATCCACAAGTACCTGGAGGGGTATGGAGTGCCGAACCTTCTCTCTCCCGACTGCGAGAAAACACATGTCCCCGGGCTAGAGAGCGCTCGTGGGATAGTCTGTAGAGACGGTATCGCTAGGGCCGACTTCGTGTTACTTGCCATAGAGGATGGCGATAGGACTGAGGCCTTAAAGTCATGGGGCAAGATCGTCTCCGCAATAGACCTGAATCCATTCAGTCGGACCGCTCAGAGGGCCGATATCACTATAGTGGACGAGGCTATACGTGCTACACGCAACATGGTAAGGATCGCGAGGGGACTCAGAGGGTCGCCTAGAAGCGAGTTGGAGGGTATAGTAGCAGGGTACGATAATAGGCTTGTTCTCTCGAAGGCGTTTAAAGCAATGCTAGAGAGGCTCGCTACCGCCTCTTCTAAGGGCGTCCTCTAG
- a CDS encoding alcohol dehydrogenase catalytic domain-containing protein, with translation MKAAVLFGPRDLRLVEVDTPRPPAGWALIEAKAVGICGTDKAFYTGSYPLFKTPLIPGHEVSGVVVEGPSELLGERVVSEINFACRQCRVCQAGLYTHCPNRRTLGIDFDGGMAEYFIAPTWALHRHRLPHDIAFAAEPLAAVVNMVRQRPPEPGDLIGVIGSGFISWLTANLLRMLGHDPVIIVRRGSMKANLFERAGFRVVQVEEASRLGREESSLGLGFDYIVEATGSNSGLRAAVELVRPRGVIHLKSTPGGVASFPQTVSVVKEVRVIGTRCGDWRDFKLALSILSRSLVSVPVTARYPLDEVDKAFAKSLEGDSFRVVVTP, from the coding sequence ATGAAGGCTGCAGTACTCTTTGGGCCAAGGGATCTACGCCTAGTCGAGGTCGACACTCCCCGTCCACCCGCCGGATGGGCCCTGATCGAGGCCAAAGCCGTCGGGATCTGTGGCACCGACAAAGCCTTCTATACGGGTAGTTACCCCCTTTTCAAGACTCCACTCATACCGGGCCACGAAGTGTCGGGAGTAGTGGTTGAGGGTCCCTCCGAGCTGTTGGGGGAAAGAGTTGTCAGCGAGATAAACTTTGCTTGTAGACAGTGTAGAGTGTGCCAGGCGGGCCTCTACACTCACTGCCCCAATAGGAGGACACTAGGTATAGACTTCGACGGCGGCATGGCAGAGTACTTCATAGCGCCAACATGGGCGTTGCACAGGCACCGGCTTCCCCACGATATAGCTTTCGCCGCTGAGCCCCTTGCAGCGGTTGTAAACATGGTTAGACAGCGTCCCCCGGAGCCAGGCGATCTCATAGGAGTTATAGGATCGGGTTTTATCTCGTGGCTCACAGCTAACCTGCTGAGGATGCTAGGGCACGACCCCGTCATTATAGTACGGCGTGGAAGCATGAAGGCAAACCTCTTTGAAAGGGCTGGCTTCCGCGTCGTGCAGGTCGAGGAGGCCTCTAGGCTGGGCCGAGAAGAGTCAAGCCTCGGGCTTGGGTTCGATTACATCGTTGAAGCGACCGGCTCTAACTCGGGTTTGAGAGCGGCCGTGGAACTTGTTAGGCCGAGGGGCGTGATTCATTTGAAGAGCACGCCGGGCGGCGTAGCGAGCTTTCCTCAGACTGTGAGCGTTGTAAAGGAGGTTAGAGTCATAGGGACCCGCTGTGGTGATTGGCGGGATTTCAAACTTGCCCTCAGCATTCTATCCAGGAGCCTAGTCTCGGTACCCGTTACAGCTAGATACCCGCTTGATGAGGTTGACAAGGCCTTTGCTAAGAGCTTGGAGGGCGATTCTTTTAGGGTAGTTGTCACGCCCTAG
- a CDS encoding ABC transporter ATP-binding protein produces the protein MAREIGDYAVVVEGIVKRVKGRIILRGITMRVPRGSVFVLAGPNGSGKTTTIRTVLGLYRADEGSIEVLGSTPGSNDWKRVQSRIGYLPEDAEPYERLSGYENLLFYARLYARGKEDLSSRYLENAIAISGLSREELARRAGDYSKGMKRRLLLATALMHDPELAVLDEPTTGLDVFSAYRIRGLIKELAGRGKTVIVTTHNMFEAQVIADYVAFIVEGTVIFSGRVSDAMRTFAAGNLEEAFIRAAGRKAPNH, from the coding sequence ATGGCACGCGAGATAGGTGATTATGCCGTAGTGGTTGAAGGCATTGTTAAGAGGGTTAAGGGTAGAATCATACTACGTGGTATTACCATGAGGGTCCCTCGGGGCTCGGTCTTCGTCCTGGCAGGCCCCAATGGAAGCGGGAAGACCACTACTATCAGGACAGTGTTAGGATTGTATCGGGCGGACGAGGGCTCGATTGAAGTGTTAGGCTCGACTCCGGGATCAAATGATTGGAAGAGGGTTCAGTCTAGGATAGGATATCTACCGGAAGACGCCGAGCCCTACGAGAGGCTCTCCGGTTACGAGAACCTTCTATTCTACGCGAGGCTCTACGCTAGGGGAAAGGAGGACTTATCCTCACGTTACCTGGAGAATGCCATCGCGATATCAGGTTTATCAAGGGAAGAATTGGCGAGGCGGGCCGGCGATTATAGTAAGGGTATGAAGAGGAGGCTTCTCTTAGCTACCGCCCTTATGCATGATCCCGAGCTCGCCGTACTCGACGAGCCGACTACGGGTCTCGACGTGTTCTCGGCGTACAGGATAAGGGGGTTGATAAAGGAATTGGCCGGTAGGGGTAAGACTGTTATAGTGACTACTCACAATATGTTTGAGGCCCAGGTAATAGCTGACTACGTAGCCTTCATTGTCGAGGGAACTGTGATATTCTCTGGAAGGGTCTCCGACGCCATGAGAACCTTTGCTGCAGGTAATCTCGAAGAGGCGTTTATCAGGGCGGCGGGCCGTAAAGCCCCGAATCACTAG
- a CDS encoding ABC transporter permease has translation MLIEDATITLIISLSAMTPIALVAVGEIIAEKSGVVNIGLEGILLLSAWIGAYIGIETGSIVAGYLAGLLMGAVLGLIHGVISVNLKGDQIIAGVGLNMAAAGLTAILTKAVWGNYGQSPPLNIRPPGFIIMGQRVSYAFILAVAVGVTAWYVLEKTRLGLKIKAVGDDPRSAEALGISVTRTRLAATIIGGGLAGLAGAFLSVDYIGSFVKLMSAGRGFIALADVAFSGWNPLFALLGAFVFGFSDALARYYTIVRGTTAGAYLINTIPYIVTLLAITATAKRAVAPRALGRPYAKE, from the coding sequence GTGCTAATAGAGGATGCAACTATAACCCTAATCATAAGCCTCTCCGCCATGACCCCCATAGCACTAGTCGCGGTAGGCGAGATCATAGCCGAGAAGAGCGGCGTAGTCAACATAGGCCTAGAGGGAATACTCCTGCTATCAGCATGGATCGGAGCCTATATCGGTATAGAGACTGGCAGCATCGTAGCTGGATACCTAGCGGGCCTGCTGATGGGCGCCGTACTCGGCCTCATACACGGCGTCATAAGCGTGAACCTCAAAGGAGACCAGATAATAGCGGGGGTAGGCCTCAACATGGCGGCAGCCGGGCTAACTGCCATTCTAACAAAAGCCGTTTGGGGGAACTACGGGCAAAGCCCGCCCCTAAACATACGGCCACCAGGATTCATAATCATGGGACAGAGAGTAAGCTATGCGTTCATCCTGGCAGTCGCAGTGGGAGTAACAGCCTGGTATGTCCTTGAGAAGACGAGGCTCGGCTTGAAGATAAAGGCTGTAGGAGACGATCCCAGAAGCGCAGAAGCGCTAGGAATAAGCGTTACCAGAACCAGGCTCGCAGCGACCATTATAGGCGGTGGCTTAGCAGGGCTTGCCGGAGCCTTCCTCAGTGTCGACTACATAGGGAGTTTCGTCAAGCTAATGAGCGCTGGCAGAGGCTTCATAGCACTAGCAGACGTGGCGTTTAGCGGGTGGAACCCGCTCTTCGCCCTCTTAGGCGCCTTCGTCTTCGGATTCAGCGACGCACTGGCCAGATATTATACCATAGTAAGGGGTACCACGGCTGGCGCATACTTAATCAACACCATACCATATATTGTAACGCTCCTAGCAATAACCGCTACGGCAAAGAGAGCAGTAGCCCCTAGAGCACTCGGCAGGCCTTACGCCAAAGAGTAG
- a CDS encoding NAD+ synthase, which yields MTRRVTLEEVVRLDYNRVAQAIGEFLNSKLEEAGAKGYVVGLSGGVDSATAFALAVKFVGRDRVLPLIMPDTEVTPQEDVEDAKDLASLFGATPHVINITPIVAVYKSTIPVYEGEELDKVPLGNLRARIRMSLLYYYANKLNRLVLGTGDRSEILIGYFTKYGDGGVDVLPIGILYKNQVRRLAKNLGVPDKIAFKPSSPRLWPGQTAEGELGVSYEEVDLVLYSIFDLGLDPREVPSATGVPEAVVSRVMELHRKSEHKRVPPPSPPLDIVAEARI from the coding sequence ATGACCAGGAGAGTCACGCTAGAGGAGGTCGTTAGGCTCGACTACAATAGAGTAGCTCAAGCTATAGGAGAGTTCCTCAACTCCAAGCTCGAAGAGGCAGGAGCTAAAGGCTACGTTGTAGGGCTTAGCGGCGGGGTCGACTCCGCCACTGCATTCGCCTTAGCAGTGAAATTCGTCGGTAGAGACAGGGTTCTTCCCCTTATAATGCCGGACACTGAGGTAACCCCCCAGGAGGATGTGGAGGATGCAAAAGATCTCGCAAGCCTATTCGGCGCCACCCCGCATGTGATCAACATAACACCCATAGTCGCCGTCTACAAGTCTACTATACCAGTATATGAAGGCGAGGAACTCGATAAGGTTCCTCTAGGAAATCTCAGGGCTAGAATACGCATGTCACTACTCTACTACTACGCGAATAAGCTGAACAGGCTTGTCCTAGGGACAGGGGATAGGAGCGAGATCCTGATAGGCTACTTCACAAAGTACGGAGACGGCGGGGTGGATGTGCTCCCAATAGGTATACTCTACAAGAACCAGGTCAGGAGGCTAGCCAAGAACCTAGGCGTACCCGATAAGATCGCGTTTAAACCAAGTAGCCCAAGGTTATGGCCGGGTCAGACGGCTGAGGGAGAGCTAGGCGTGAGCTATGAGGAGGTGGACCTAGTACTTTACTCGATCTTCGACCTAGGCCTCGACCCCAGGGAGGTCCCATCGGCGACAGGCGTGCCCGAAGCAGTGGTTTCGAGGGTAATGGAGCTTCATAGGAAGTCCGAGCATAAGAGGGTCCCTCCGCCATCCCCGCCCCTCGACATCGTAGCGGAGGCTAGGATATGA
- the coaBC gene encoding bifunctional phosphopantothenoylcysteine decarboxylase/phosphopantothenate--cysteine ligase CoaBC, whose protein sequence is MGRPLLGHPSKSITGTVNDYLAGRCIILGLTGSVSLYKSIDAARWLMRRGAWIIPVMTRPAASLVDPMLLQWATGERPIVELTGEVEHIQLSKGCDAMLVAPATLSTMSKIAYGVADNPVALTAIAMRGEDKPVMIVPAMHQNMMDSPVYAEVVDRLTSMGYVVMPPRVEEGIAKYPDTWVVARTAAALASRGRDLVGERVLVTAGATREWIDPTRFLSNPSSGRMGIELAIEAWARGARVSLVYGHVEHVIPHMVEAHRVSTTEEMAKAVRELVSEGRFNYLIAAAAPADYRSKRRWGEKLRSGIKDLTLELEGTPKVIEGLAERVDVLVAFAAETARGVEDLYRAALDKMNKYGASIVVANNVGSSEAGFASEYLDALLLWKTNSTIAKEYIGRIDKEILSRTILDLAKNIKEGGL, encoded by the coding sequence ATGGGTAGACCGCTACTGGGGCATCCATCAAAGTCGATCACGGGAACCGTAAACGATTACCTAGCGGGTAGGTGTATAATCCTAGGCTTGACGGGAAGCGTCTCCTTATACAAGTCAATAGATGCGGCCCGCTGGCTCATGAGGCGTGGAGCATGGATTATACCGGTAATGACTCGGCCCGCCGCCAGCCTGGTAGACCCGATGCTCTTGCAGTGGGCGACGGGGGAGAGGCCCATAGTAGAGTTAACCGGGGAGGTCGAGCACATACAACTCTCCAAAGGATGCGACGCCATGCTAGTGGCTCCTGCAACACTCTCGACCATGTCTAAGATAGCATACGGTGTTGCAGACAACCCAGTAGCCCTAACAGCTATAGCTATGAGAGGGGAGGATAAGCCTGTAATGATAGTACCCGCCATGCATCAGAACATGATGGATTCACCGGTCTACGCGGAGGTCGTTGACAGGCTAACTAGCATGGGGTACGTGGTAATGCCTCCTCGGGTCGAGGAGGGTATAGCAAAGTATCCCGATACCTGGGTGGTAGCTAGGACGGCGGCCGCACTAGCCTCTAGGGGAAGGGACCTTGTTGGCGAGAGAGTGTTGGTTACGGCTGGCGCGACGCGTGAGTGGATAGATCCGACTAGGTTCCTCAGCAACCCGAGCAGTGGTAGAATGGGTATAGAACTAGCTATAGAGGCTTGGGCCAGGGGCGCGAGGGTCTCACTAGTCTACGGCCATGTAGAACACGTAATCCCGCATATGGTGGAAGCGCATAGGGTCTCTACCACCGAGGAGATGGCCAAGGCAGTTAGAGAGTTGGTTAGCGAGGGACGTTTCAACTATCTCATAGCGGCTGCAGCACCAGCCGACTATAGGAGCAAGAGGAGGTGGGGTGAGAAGCTGAGGAGCGGTATTAAGGATTTAACCCTAGAGCTAGAGGGAACCCCTAAGGTTATCGAGGGCCTAGCTGAAAGGGTTGATGTACTGGTCGCGTTCGCCGCAGAGACGGCTAGGGGCGTCGAGGACCTCTATAGAGCTGCATTAGACAAGATGAACAAGTACGGAGCCTCTATCGTAGTGGCTAATAACGTCGGTAGTTCAGAGGCCGGGTTCGCATCCGAGTATTTAGACGCTCTATTATTATGGAAGACGAATTCGACTATCGCGAAAGAGTATATAGGGAGGATAGACAAGGAGATACTATCGAGGACAATACTCGACCTAGCCAAAAACATCAAGGAGGGTGGCCTATGA
- a CDS encoding ABC transporter permease translates to MKPGDLAGRIASEVVLVTIALLIGLASIVIVATYTGAPATGMLKTMLLSWEKLPDMVAEYTAVLTLTAMAFSIPLYAGLFNIGAEGSLYIGALAALWTAIETGNLLLSLIVGVLTGLLLTGFAGILRVYLNVNEVLSTIMLNWIVYWTLLYAIIVYLADPVYPQRTIQVPPQARLPHIGGIPLTILVSALTSILMFVFIRMTRQGILLRFSGANENACRERGVNTRYYRILSMLLAGGLAGLAGSIHILGYSYSIDVLGGTVRGYGFNGIGVALMGRNDPLGILLASFLFSTLLAGSQLVEPLYGVPKEAADTAIGIIVIALAAPEAFRIIYRRVKGWK, encoded by the coding sequence ATGAAGCCGGGAGACCTAGCCGGGAGGATAGCCTCAGAGGTGGTACTGGTAACTATAGCCTTGCTAATAGGACTAGCCTCCATAGTGATAGTAGCCACGTACACAGGGGCGCCCGCTACCGGGATGCTGAAGACAATGCTGCTCTCATGGGAGAAGCTACCCGACATGGTCGCCGAGTACACCGCTGTATTGACGTTGACTGCGATGGCGTTCAGTATACCGTTATATGCAGGCCTGTTCAACATAGGCGCCGAGGGGAGCCTCTACATAGGCGCCTTAGCAGCGCTCTGGACCGCAATAGAGACCGGAAACCTCCTATTATCACTTATAGTCGGAGTTCTCACTGGACTCCTATTGACAGGATTCGCAGGGATCCTCAGAGTATACCTTAACGTCAACGAGGTACTGAGCACTATAATGCTGAACTGGATCGTATACTGGACACTACTATACGCGATCATAGTCTACCTGGCAGACCCAGTGTACCCCCAGAGGACGATCCAGGTGCCACCGCAAGCCAGGCTCCCCCACATAGGGGGCATCCCCCTAACGATCCTAGTATCCGCCCTGACCTCTATTCTCATGTTTGTATTCATCCGGATGACCAGACAAGGGATACTCCTCAGATTCTCCGGAGCCAATGAAAACGCATGCAGAGAAAGAGGAGTCAACACGAGGTACTACAGGATACTCTCAATGCTCCTGGCCGGAGGACTAGCAGGCCTCGCGGGCTCAATCCACATACTAGGCTACTCCTACAGCATAGACGTACTCGGAGGCACAGTTAGAGGGTACGGGTTCAACGGCATAGGAGTAGCCTTGATGGGAAGGAACGACCCGCTAGGCATACTTCTCGCCAGCTTCCTATTCTCAACCCTCCTAGCCGGGAGCCAGCTAGTCGAACCACTCTACGGGGTGCCGAAGGAAGCCGCAGATACCGCGATAGGGATAATAGTCATCGCGCTAGCCGCGCCAGAAGCCTTCAGAATAATCTACAGGCGGGTAAAGGGGTGGAAGTAG
- a CDS encoding 3-oxoacyl-ACP reductase FabG: MERIALVTGGSRGLGRAIAVELAKEGHYVIVNYRKRASEAEETLRMIRREGSDGLMIQADVSDPSQVRSMFDRIRSEAGDVDVLINNAGWGLLSPVESMSDELWRRHIAVNLDGVFYTTREVIPYMVGKRWGRIVNITSIAGLKGLRWLAAYSAAKAGVIGFTRALAQELAHTGITVNAVAVGFARTDMGLSFFKATGISIEEFTERYTLTGSLVEPYEVGRLVAFLASDAASNITGQVYVIDSGQSLAIDYKGLMKQ; this comes from the coding sequence ATGGAGAGAATAGCCCTGGTGACAGGAGGTAGCCGCGGTCTGGGGCGAGCTATCGCGGTGGAACTCGCCAAGGAGGGCCACTATGTTATCGTTAACTATAGGAAGAGGGCCTCAGAGGCTGAGGAAACTCTTAGGATGATAAGGAGGGAGGGTTCCGATGGGCTTATGATCCAAGCCGATGTCTCCGACCCCTCGCAGGTTAGATCGATGTTCGACAGGATCAGGAGCGAGGCTGGGGACGTCGATGTCCTAATCAACAATGCTGGCTGGGGCCTTCTATCCCCCGTAGAGTCCATGAGCGATGAATTATGGCGAAGGCATATTGCTGTGAACCTTGACGGCGTCTTCTATACTACCAGGGAGGTTATACCCTACATGGTTGGTAAGAGATGGGGTAGAATCGTGAATATAACAAGCATAGCCGGGTTGAAGGGACTGCGCTGGCTCGCCGCGTATAGCGCCGCGAAAGCTGGTGTTATAGGGTTCACGAGAGCCCTAGCCCAGGAGCTAGCCCATACCGGCATTACAGTAAATGCAGTCGCGGTGGGCTTTGCGAGGACTGATATGGGCTTGAGCTTCTTCAAGGCCACCGGGATAAGCATCGAAGAGTTCACAGAGAGATACACGTTGACAGGTTCGCTTGTAGAGCCCTATGAGGTAGGTAGACTAGTAGCGTTTCTAGCCAGCGACGCGGCCTCGAACATAACGGGCCAGGTATACGTTATAGACTCCGGGCAGAGCCTTGCCATAGACTACAAGGGCCTCATGAAACAGTGA
- a CDS encoding GNAT family N-acetyltransferase encodes METIHSSGPASLVIRRASKEDIPAVMAVNLKSLPENYWYGFYEHILSNWPYAFLVAEYGGVIVGYAMSRIEETGDPLLLGLVDDEGQPIVKGWLEPRKVGHLVSIAVLREYRGRGIGSALLSETINAVRDYYKADSLFLEVRVSNTPAIRLYEKFGFRVVRRIPFYYRDGEDAYVMVLRLAPLTS; translated from the coding sequence TTGGAGACCATTCACTCCAGCGGACCCGCCAGCTTAGTCATAAGGCGTGCATCCAAGGAGGATATACCGGCGGTCATGGCCGTTAACCTAAAGAGTCTCCCAGAGAACTACTGGTACGGGTTCTACGAGCATATTCTGTCCAACTGGCCCTATGCTTTCCTAGTTGCGGAGTACGGGGGCGTGATAGTTGGTTATGCAATGTCGCGCATCGAGGAGACCGGCGATCCCCTACTGCTGGGCCTAGTAGACGATGAGGGGCAACCTATTGTAAAGGGATGGCTTGAACCGAGGAAGGTTGGGCACCTGGTATCGATAGCCGTTTTACGAGAGTACAGGGGCCGAGGAATTGGGTCAGCCCTGCTCTCGGAGACTATTAACGCTGTGAGGGACTATTACAAGGCCGATTCACTCTTCCTTGAGGTTAGGGTGTCCAATACGCCGGCCATAAGGCTTTACGAGAAATTCGGTTTCAGAGTTGTCAGGAGGATACCCTTTTATTATAGGGATGGAGAGGACGCGTACGTAATGGTGTTGAGGCTTGCACCCCTTACCAGTTAA